The genomic DNA TAGAACTCGCTCTGTTCTTCCCTTCAGTGAGCATGTCAAGTGCTTTATCTTGACTGTCcatctgctttttctcctgaagACTTGTGGAAGTTTAAATTTTTCAGTATCCTCTTTTAGCACTTGTGCCCATTCAACAGCTTCAGCCAAATGTATTTTGGGAGGGAGAAAACCTCACAGTTAGTGATGACTTTTTCAACAATCTAGTTCCAAGGTAAATTTGTGTATTGTTGATTTGGTTCCATCCTGCAGTATTTTAGTGCTTCCCAATCTGTAAAGCATTGATCATCCTAACTCACCAGTTGCAAAAAGAGGCTGAAGATGGACCGAGAAGCACACCcaactgcttgctttctttggGTGTTAATGCTGGGCAGCTCTTGATCCTGCAAGCACTGGGGATGCTTGTAGTTGCACCACTGCTCCTCAAGTCTCAGAGTGTTTTGACCCCTGCACTGGTCCTGGGATGGCTTTCTACCTGTCCCTTGGAAAGCCTCTCCATCCAGAAGGGGCCGTTGCGTGCCACCCTCCAACTTTCTAAAcagttctgttttctcttgATTGATTAAAAGAATCCTACCTAATGATGACTTAAACACTGACTCTTGTTATTTGTTGTTCCAAAACCTGTTCACATCAAGCTACGTTTCCTGAAGAACAGCACAAGCAGGGGCCTGGAGCAGCCCTTTGCCAAAGGGTCTGGATTGCAAAGGGAAAACGGGATTGCCTGCTCCCTCATGGAATTCAGGAGCGTTGCAGAATGTGCTAATGCAGATTTCATACTTAGACACAAACAAAAGCCTTGAGTTTTCAAAAGCAGTTAGAACAGTGAAAGGTAGGAGGGTCAGGTTAGAAGAGGGAGTGGAGCATTCTGACAGAAGCTACAGCATGAGAGACAAGTTTCATAcagtcagtgctgctgcagccgaGGGTTAGTATAGTGTGTGCTCTTGCACCTCAGGGGTTGGCTGCTTCTCAACTAAGGTAGTACAAGGCAGAAAAGTTGGGGTCTAATACTTATTAACTTGGTCCATTCAGCGAGGTCCAGTTCATTCCAGCCTTTCAAAGCACCATCACGAGAATCAGTTATGGGCAGACCGCGTGATTAAAGTTTCCACGGGCAAGTGAGCTTTGACAGAAGAGCATCTTTGATACGGGTTTGGAATCTGTTTGAATATACacactttgctttctcttccccaGCTGCTTCATTTTATTCCTTTGTTCATAGCTGCATCTTTTTCCTCTGGGAAATGGTGAGAATTTACTGACAGTTGTAACTCACCCGACAAAGGCTCCTTGTGGGGAGAAAGGTCTGAGCAAAGCTGAAACCGGCTGCTTGGAAAGGAGGGAAACCTCTTACTGTAGGTCCTCTGAAATTTCATGTAGGTGTCAGACTTATCTTTCTGGGCTAGAGCTGGCTAGACATAGCAAAGCAAAACTGTCCTTTTGTGGATATAGTTACTAGTTGGAATAGTTCTGTGCAGAATTATCTCTGTTCTGGCATGTTTTTATCTTTACACGTTTGTTCTTGAGAAAAAACAACATTCCTGCAGGTTTTTACAGCTCAGAGATCTGGAGGTGTGACCTTCTGGACTGTCAGCACTGGCTCTCTCAGACTCTCTGTGCCATCGGGTGTGGCGATTCCTTCACCAGCTGGATTTTGTTAGTTTTCTGTTCTTAACAGTAAAATCTCAGGGAAATCCCTTTCTTTGGCCAAAGTTCTTCACTCCTGCCCAGGGCATGAGCTGTTGCTGACACTTTGAAGTACTTGAACATCGTGGCTGTGACAGTACCACAGTTTTAAGTACTATTTCACTGCCCTGTGTGTGTGAATTGGAACCTCGACTTGCAGAGCCGCTGCTCCCCAGGGTGCATTAACAGTCGCCCTGCTGCACCTTCTGGGCTGGCACAGGAGTGAtctttttaattattcaaaTACATTACTAGGTGGTTTATTCAGATGGGATCCATTTAAGTATTTTTGTTGCTTGTGGAGTTAAAACCTTTGTGCTTTATTCATGGTGCTGACTGTCACGAATCTCTAGGTTCTATTTTTAGCTCCAGCTACATGAAAAGTGAAACACAGTCTGCTGTGTCTTCTTTCCTCTCGGGGTTGCTATTTCATCATCTTTACATTCCTCATAGGGTTTCCCTCTGCTCTGTTGCCACTTGTTTTCagtaatttcattaaaatgtcTGCAGTAGCTCCTCACAGGAGTTTACTGTCGTGGTTTTGGTAAATTCACAGAAATGTGCGATTTGTGTCAATGGAAGAAGCCGCtggaggggacaagggggttgGTAGTTTTAGCTGAGGGTGCTTctaagggctgcagcagcaccaccagTTAGGGTGTGATggttttcttctgatttttttttaaggtggtTTTAAAACTAAGTGTGGCAGCCACAAAATCCTGGTACAGGCTGTTTGGCTGGGTTGTTTTCTTGTGACTTACTGAACTTTTCTGATAGCACAAAACTGGCTCCCGCCGTACCCTGGCAACCTGCTTTGAGCCCAGTGTAatctttctctgtctccttttttcctcaggaaattTGCTACAAGACCCTATTGCTCCTACCAACTCCACGTGTCAGCATTATGTCTGCAAAAGCTGTAAAGGCaagaagatgatgatgaaaCCGTCATGTAGCTGGTGCAAGGACTACGAACAGTTTGAGGAGAATAAGCAGTTAAGCATCTTGGTGAACTGCTATAAGAAACTCTGCGAGTACATAACGCAAACTCCACTGGCCCGAGATATTATCCAAGCAGTTGACTGCTCTGCAGATCTTTTGGCTTTGCTCAAAGATGGATCACCACTCCACgaagagacagaaaaacctTCTGATACAGCCTTGGCTTTGTGTTTGACACATTCTCCAGTACCTTCCACCTCAGAACTCACAGCTGACCCTCCGGCTAGTTTCACAGCAATCCCTGAAAGCACACACAACATTGACATTAGAGGTTCTGTTATCAACGGGTTGCCCAATTGTAATGGGCTTTCGGTAGATAAACTCGGAGTGAATATTTCTTCTCCCGAGCACACAAACACAATTGATGTCTGTAGTACTGGAGAGTACATAAAAACTGAAGATCTCTCGGGCAGCCTGCAGCCTGTGTGCGACACGGTTTCCACGAGTGACTTGTGCACGACAGGCATCGACATCTGCGGTTTCAGTGAAGACATAAAGCCAGGTGGCTCGTTGCTCCTCAGCGTGGAGGAAGTTCTCCGCAGCCTAGAGACCGTTTCGAACACTGAAGTCTGTGACTCCAATTTGCAGCCCAGCTTGGAAGCAAACATGACTAACGGCCCTTTCCTGCAGCTTTCTCCCCCACCTCTCAGCCATAACATTTTCATGCCCACAGACGCGTCTCCTCACGGCATCTCCTGCACGGCGGCGACGCCCAAGGTTGTCAAGTTAAACAGAAAGCGATCTCGGTCAGAAAGCGACAGCGAGAAGGTTCAGCCTCTGCCCATTTCCAGCATCATCTGCGGCCCGACGCTGGGAGCGTCGGCTCCCGTCACAgtcaaacaggaaaacaaactgtCCTTGCAGCCTATCGCGACCGTCCCCAACGGAGGCACGGCTCCCAAAATAAGCAAAACTGTGCTCCTGTCTAACAAAAGCATGAAGAAGAATCTAGAACACGCCCCTAAGAAATCCCACCCGAAAGCCAAACCGGGGGTGctcaaaacaaaagacaagGCAAAGGAGAAAGTTCCCAGCAGTAACGTCATGCCAGGAAGCCCGACAAAAACTGTGTACAAAAAGCCCCAAGAGAAGAAAGGGTGTAAATGTGGTCGTGCCACCCAAAATCCAAGTGTTCTTACGTGCCGCGGCCAGCGCTGCCCCTGCTACTCCAACCGCAAAGCCTGCCTTGACTGCATATGCCGCGGCTGCCAAAACTCCTACATGGCCAACGGGGAGAAGAAGCTGGAGGCGTTTGCAGTGCCAGAAAAGGCCCTGGAGCAGACTCGGCTGACGTTGGGCATTAATGTGACGAGCATTGCGGTGCGCAATGCCAGCACAAGCACCAGTGTAATCAATGTGACAGGGTCACCAGTAACGACGTTTTTAGCTGCCAGTACACATGACGATAAAAGTTTGGATGAAGCTATAGACATGAGATACGACTGTTgagtcttttctttctctttccctgccaGCAGTAGGGGAACTGCTACAGTTTTAAGGCAGCTATGGTTCTGTTTAACTTGCTGGAGCTCCTGCGTTTAGATCACTTGTATCAAGTGTTTTTCATTGCTATGTTATGTGTATTAGTGTCTGGGAAATAGTTGCAGATAATGGAGGAGTTACCCTAAAACTGTTTTAGTTCTTACAGCACCTCATAGTTTGAGATCAATTGCTGATGTAAATGATTTTATCACAAGACCTTTGGCAAGGAATATCTTAACCTCATTGTACTTGGTCATGCTTTGTGCTCAGTCAAAGCTTCCACTTCAGTGCAGGGAAGTGGTTTCTAGTTAGTCCATCTGAACTGTGCCAGGTTATGATGCACAAGAGTCACTGTCAGTTCCTTACAGTCACCATCACTAGTGAACCAGCCAGTATTCCTGCAGGAAATGCAGCATCTCTGCAGTACTAGAGAACAGAGTCTGAAGGAGGCAGGTAATGTCTGCCTGTGCGAGCTGGTTACCTGCTCTGTGGAACAGCTACACAGTAGCTACCCTGAGGCAGCTAACAGCCCAAAAAGCAGCCCAGCCTCTAGACAGGCTCAGGAAGATCAGTTGGCTGCTGCTGACTCAGATACACCATTCCCATTAATACCATGAttgatttctttgtttcctgACAGTTTCACAGGTCACGTTCCTGGCCCCTACCACCCGACATGCCAGTTGTTTGATGTGTTACCATTTTGTCCAGGGTGAAAAAACTACTTGGACACAAGGAGGGCCTGAGTTCTCTCACCACCATTCTCTCCTCACCACCAcctctttttcccttgtttgggttttttttgttggagTTCCTGCTGTTCCTCCTAGACAAGAGAAGGGGCTTTGTGGCTTACAGAGTCCTCGGCTGATTTCCGCTCCTTGCTGCCAGTCTGTGCCTGAGAGACACTGAGACTTCCAAGGCAGTCATCAGCActggggagtgtgtgtgtgtttgatgCAGTAGACTTGGGCCCATCCCCTTGGGGGTGATCCTTTGCTGATGGGCATctttcagcacaggcagaggaTTGGCCGCTATCTGTGGTCAAACGCCTTGGATGTTTGTTAGAATAAGCTGCATAGCTCCAACCAGAATTCATCTGGTGGTTCCTCTAACACTTGGACGTAGCTTTTGAAGGTAGCTTTTCAGCCTGGGCTGAAAGGGCCTCAAGTGGCAAAAATAACACAGAGTTGTCCAAGAGCTTATCTGGGAAGGTGTTAAAGTGAAGGTGCCTTTGGAGGAGTTCAGAAGTGGTTCATTTCGGTGCAGTCCCAGTTGAGTCCGAGCAGAAGACCTGAGTCTTACACTTAAGGCTTTGTTGGCGCCCTGAAAAAGTTGGGTTTGTCTGCGAAAGCAGAAGTGTCTCCTCTTTGAGTGATCCAGCACAAATTCACCATGGGCTGACTAGAACACAAATCCTGCTTTTAAAGGCAGTTCCAGCACGTCCAGCAGTCTGAGGCTTCTGAGTTCCTGTTGCCCTTCTCCCTTCCCGCGGTGTGCTCTGGCCTAACGTTAGGTGTCTCTTGATTTGGCACAAAGCATGTACAATGATGGTTCCTCACCTAAGAAATAAGCAAAAACCTTTGGACACAAATGGCACCTCCTTTTGTTTTGTAGTGTACCATGGTGTCATTTTCTGTGAATGTGGTCGGatctttttgttggttttggttcgTTTCTCCCCCCGTCTTTTTCGTGGGGTGGGTAGGGTGGGGGGTTAAAGCcataggaagaaaaatgtgatgTATGTGTCCAGTCTGtaccttttgtttttgtttttgttttgcaagaagagttgaaaaatatttttgataaTGAGTAAATGGTGGAAAATGCTTCTTAGTATCCTTGTCTTTATTTGCCAACACGAGTACCTGAgatctgtggggttttttcagccCTCGTGAGATTTAATGATGtcctattaaaatgtatttagttAAACCTGTATGTGCTTTTTGTGTTGACCCAAAGGGATCCCACCAGTTTCTCATTCGGTGCTTTGATCGTGACCTACTGATGTAAACCTGTCGATTACTCCACTACGTGTAAGAGAAGTGCCCGGCCCTTGTGGGATGGAAAGGGAGGGACCCGCACCCCAGGGCTTGTTTCTGAATGCTTTTGCAGAGATTGTTGATGATGGTAACGTTTATTAGGACTTTTGTTGAATTAAATACACAGT from Colius striatus isolate bColStr4 chromosome 12, bColStr4.1.hap1, whole genome shotgun sequence includes the following:
- the MSL2 gene encoding E3 ubiquitin-protein ligase MSL2 — translated: MNPVNATALYVSASRLVLNYDPGDPQSFTEINKLLPYFRQSLSCCVCGNLLQDPIAPTNSTCQHYVCKSCKGKKMMMKPSCSWCKDYEQFEENKQLSILVNCYKKLCEYITQTPLARDIIQAVDCSADLLALLKDGSPLHEETEKPSDTALALCLTHSPVPSTSELTADPPASFTAIPESTHNIDIRGSVINGLPNCNGLSVDKLGVNISSPEHTNTIDVCSTGEYIKTEDLSGSLQPVCDTVSTSDLCTTGIDICGFSEDIKPGGSLLLSVEEVLRSLETVSNTEVCDSNLQPSLEANMTNGPFLQLSPPPLSHNIFMPTDASPHGISCTAATPKVVKLNRKRSRSESDSEKVQPLPISSIICGPTLGASAPVTVKQENKLSLQPIATVPNGGTAPKISKTVLLSNKSMKKNLEHAPKKSHPKAKPGVLKTKDKAKEKVPSSNVMPGSPTKTVYKKPQEKKGCKCGRATQNPSVLTCRGQRCPCYSNRKACLDCICRGCQNSYMANGEKKLEAFAVPEKALEQTRLTLGINVTSIAVRNASTSTSVINVTGSPVTTFLAASTHDDKSLDEAIDMRYDC